A single genomic interval of Oryctolagus cuniculus chromosome 19, mOryCun1.1, whole genome shotgun sequence harbors:
- the GJC3 gene encoding gap junction gamma-3 protein, with translation MRGRFLRQLLAEESRHSTAVGRLLLPVLLGFRLALLAASGPGVFSDEQSEFECNTRMPGCKAACFDALHPISPLRFWAFQVILVAVPSALYMVFVLYQVIWHYEEPGKVKKEEETLIYQRDSSRDALGAGSLRLLWAYVAQLGVRLILEGVTLGVQYHLYGFQVPRVSQCRTDPCPNLVECIHSRPSEKTVFLKAMFGVNGLCLFFTLLELVLLGLGRWCERLRKFLGVSSSPSHTLPLDSVRKLQETP, from the coding sequence ATGCGTGGCCGGTTTCTGAGGCAGCTGCTGGCCGAGGAGAGCCGACATTCCACGGCCGTGGGGCGCCTCCTGCTGCCTGTGCTCCTGGGATTTCGCCTGGCGCTGCTGGCTGCCAGTGGGCCTGGGGTCTTCAGTGACGAGCAGAGTGAATTCGAGTGTAACACGCGGATGCCAGGCTGCAAGGCCGCCTGCTTTGATGCCTTACATCCCATTTCTCCTCTGCGCTTCTGGGCCTTCCAAGTCATTTTAGTGGCTGTACCCAGTGCCCTCTACATGGTTTTCGTCCTGTATCAAGTGATCTGGCATTATGAAGAACCAGGAAAggtgaagaaggaggaagagacctTGATCTACCAAAGGGACAGCAGTAGAGATGCCTTAGGGGCTGGAAGCTTGAGGCTGCTCTGGGCCTATGTGGCACAGCTGGGTGTGCGACTCATCCTTGAGGGGGTGACCCTGGGGGTTCAGTACCATCTATATGGGTTCCAGGTGCCCAGAGTATCTCAATGTAGAACAGACCCATGCCCCAATCTGGTAGAGTGCATCCATTCCCGCCCCTCTGAGAAGACCGTCTTCCTAAAGGCCATGTTTGGGGTCAACGGGCTCTGTCTCTTCTTTACGCTTCTGGAGCTTGTGCTTCTGGGTTTGGGGAGATGGTGTGAGCGCCTGAGGAAATTCCTGGGTGTGTCCTCTTCCCCTAGTCACACTCTCCCCTTGGACAGCGTAAGGAAACTCCAGGAGACACCATGA